A part of Pristiophorus japonicus isolate sPriJap1 chromosome 15, sPriJap1.hap1, whole genome shotgun sequence genomic DNA contains:
- the llph gene encoding protein LLP homolog, whose translation MAKSTRSKWKRKMRAEKRKKNAPKELARLKSILGVDRSGDISMDDVKEVATVVPCEKLKQKPAAGDDDNASTMDMDKKRSKKTLLDEHGQYPIWMHPRQRKKIKQQLKKKGKSKHPKGLAW comes from the exons ATGGCAAAAAGTACACGAAGTAAATGGAAGCGGAAGATGCGAGCAGAAAAgaggaaaaaaaatgcaccaaaggAACTTGCGCGGCTGAAAAGTATATTGGGAGTGGATCGCAGTGGTGACATTAGTATGGATGATGTTAAAGAAGTTGCAACCGTGGTCCCATGTGAAAAACTCAAACAGAAGCCAGCCGCAGGAGATGATG ATAATGCATCTACTATGGACATGGATAAGAAAAGGAGCAAAAAGACTCTCTTGGATGAACATGGACAATATCCAATATGGATGCATCCTAGACAAAGAAAGAAGATCAAGCAACAACTGAAAAAGAAAGGGAAATCAAAACATCCAAAGGGGCTAGCTTGGTAG